TAGCTTTAGTATGGGGTTATAATGAATATACAATGAAAAATGAATTGGGAATGGCATTAGAAAACCATTATCAAAGATTGTTTTTTGATATAAAAAAGCATGTGGAAAATGTTCAAGTAAATTTATCTAAAGCCATGCTGTCAGAGTCTAGAGATCAAAATGTATTACTATTATCTCAAATAATGAATGAAGCTTATTTTGCTCAAGACAAATTAGCTCAAATGCCAATAACTCATGCAGAAACATCCAAAACAGAAAAATTTTTAAATCAAGTTGCAGATTATAGCTATTATTTAATTCAAGCTCATTTAAAGGGTGAATCGTTGACTGACAAACAAAGGGAAACATTGGCCAGCCTTCAAGGGAATTCTGCCATATTTAATAGTGAACTAGCAGAATTACAGTCAGAATTAGCTGACAAAAATTTTTTGATGACCAGTCTAAACAAAAAACAAGCTAAAAAGATTAGAGAAGGCAATGAGAAGATATTTCAAACTAGTTTAGTTTCTATAGAAAAAAACATGGCTAAAACTCCAGAATTGATATATGATGGACCTTTTTCTGATCAAATAATAAATAGAAAACCTTTAGGGCTAACAGGAAAAGAAGTATCAAAAAAAGAAGCAGAGAAAATAGCAAAAGAGTTTTTTGGAGCTAATAGAGTTCAAGATATAAGTTCCTTTGAAGAAGGAAAGGATATTGATAAAGTAAAGATTCCGTCTCATACTTTTAATATAATACCTAAAAATACTTCTAAGGAATTAGCTGTATATATGGGTGTATCTAAAAAAGGCGGGAAAGTAATATGGATGGCTAATCCTAGACCCGTATCTAAGGGAGATTTATCAATAAAAGAAGCTCAGGATAAAGCATTAAAATATCTTAAAGAAAAGGGATTTGAAAACATGGAGCCTAATTATTATTTGAGATATGATGGTACTATCCTGTTTAATTGTGTATATAAAGAAGATGATATAACTATATATCCTGATTTAGTCAAAATAAAAGTAGCTTTAGATAATGGAGAAATAGTTGGATTTGATGCTTCAACCTATTATCTTAATCATCATGTTAGAAATATTCCCCAAGCAAATATAACTATAGAAGAAGCTAAAAACAAGGTAAATCCTGGATTAGATATAGATTCTATTCGATTAGCATTAATTCCCAAAGGAAAAGAAGAAGTATTATGCTATGAATTTAAAGGAAAATATAGAGGAGGGGATTATATAGTATATATAAATGCCCTTGATGGAAGTGAAGAGCAGATACTTCAATTAATAAAAGATGAAAATGGAACTTTAACATTTTAAAATAATAGTTGTAAATTCCCCCTTATATCATTAAAATATAATAAAAGGGGGAATTTTTATGGATAATAGACCTATAGGAGTATTTGATTCAGGAATTGGTGGACTAACAGTACTTAAAGAAATAGTAGAACAGCTTCCAGGAGAGGATATAGTATATTTTGGAGATACAGCTAGGATC
This portion of the Keratinibaculum paraultunense genome encodes:
- the ypeB gene encoding germination protein YpeB, with product MKKRKWWIAPTILGLALVVALVWGYNEYTMKNELGMALENHYQRLFFDIKKHVENVQVNLSKAMLSESRDQNVLLLSQIMNEAYFAQDKLAQMPITHAETSKTEKFLNQVADYSYYLIQAHLKGESLTDKQRETLASLQGNSAIFNSELAELQSELADKNFLMTSLNKKQAKKIREGNEKIFQTSLVSIEKNMAKTPELIYDGPFSDQIINRKPLGLTGKEVSKKEAEKIAKEFFGANRVQDISSFEEGKDIDKVKIPSHTFNIIPKNTSKELAVYMGVSKKGGKVIWMANPRPVSKGDLSIKEAQDKALKYLKEKGFENMEPNYYLRYDGTILFNCVYKEDDITIYPDLVKIKVALDNGEIVGFDASTYYLNHHVRNIPQANITIEEAKNKVNPGLDIDSIRLALIPKGKEEVLCYEFKGKYRGGDYIVYINALDGSEEQILQLIKDENGTLTF